The Allochromatium tepidum genome has a window encoding:
- the groES gene encoding co-chaperone GroES — MNIRPLHDRVVVRRMEEERTTAGGIVIPDSATEKPIQGEIIAVGNGKILDNGSVRALDVKVGDRVLFGKYSGTEVKLDGKEFLVMREEDIMAVVEG, encoded by the coding sequence ATGAACATCCGTCCCCTGCATGACCGCGTCGTCGTCCGTCGCATGGAAGAGGAGCGCACCACCGCCGGCGGCATCGTGATCCCGGATTCCGCCACCGAGAAGCCGATTCAGGGCGAGATCATCGCCGTCGGCAACGGCAAGATCCTCGACAACGGCAGCGTGCGCGCACTCGACGTCAAGGTCGGCGACCGCGTCCTGTTCGGCAAGTACTCCGGCACCGAGGTCAAGCTCGACGGCAAGGAATTCCTGGTGATGCGCGAAGAAGACATCATGGCGGTCGTCGAGGGCTGA
- the groL gene encoding chaperonin GroEL (60 kDa chaperone family; promotes refolding of misfolded polypeptides especially under stressful conditions; forms two stacked rings of heptamers to form a barrel-shaped 14mer; ends can be capped by GroES; misfolded proteins enter the barrel where they are refolded when GroES binds) has protein sequence MSAKDVKFGGDARVRMMEGVNILANAVKVTLGPKGRNVVLEKSFGAPTVTKDGVSVAKEIELKDKFENMGAQMVKEVASKTSDIAGDGTTTATVLAQAMVREGLKAVAAGMNPMDLKRGMDKAVEAATEELKKLSKPCTETKAIAQVGTISANSDDSIGNIIAEAMEKVGKEGVITVEDGTSLQNELDVVEGMQFDRGYLSPYFINNQQSQSAELDAPYILLHDKKISNIRDLLPVLEGVAKAGKPLLIIAEDVEGEALATLVVNNLRGIVKVCAVKAPGFGDRRKAMLQDIAILTGATVISEEVGLSLEKATLNDLGTAKKVQVGKDETTIIDGAGSEIDIKARCEQIRAQIEETTSDYDREKLQERLAKLAGGVAVIKVGAATEIEMKEKKARVEDALHATRAAVEEGIVPGGGVALVRAIAAVKDLKGANHDQDVGIAIARRAMEEPLRQIVANAGEEPSVILHKVVEGKGNFGYNAANGEYGDMVEMGILDPTKVTRSALQNACSVAGLMITTEAMIADEPKDDAPAMPGGGMGDMGMM, from the coding sequence ATGAGCGCAAAAGACGTGAAGTTCGGCGGTGATGCCCGTGTCCGCATGATGGAGGGTGTCAACATCCTCGCCAACGCCGTCAAGGTCACTCTGGGTCCGAAGGGCCGCAATGTGGTGCTGGAGAAGTCCTTCGGCGCCCCGACCGTCACCAAGGACGGCGTCTCCGTGGCCAAGGAGATCGAGCTCAAGGACAAGTTCGAGAACATGGGCGCGCAGATGGTCAAGGAAGTCGCTTCCAAGACCTCCGACATCGCCGGTGACGGCACCACCACCGCGACCGTGCTGGCGCAGGCCATGGTCCGTGAGGGTCTGAAGGCGGTCGCCGCCGGCATGAACCCGATGGATCTGAAGCGCGGCATGGACAAGGCCGTCGAGGCCGCTACCGAAGAGCTCAAGAAGCTCTCCAAGCCCTGCACCGAGACCAAGGCGATCGCTCAGGTCGGCACCATCTCCGCGAACTCCGACGACTCGATCGGCAACATCATCGCCGAGGCGATGGAGAAGGTCGGCAAGGAAGGCGTGATCACCGTCGAGGACGGCACCTCGCTGCAGAACGAGCTGGACGTGGTCGAGGGCATGCAGTTCGATCGCGGCTACCTGTCGCCCTACTTCATCAACAACCAGCAGAGCCAGAGCGCCGAACTCGACGCGCCCTACATCCTGCTGCACGACAAGAAGATCTCCAACATCCGGGATCTGCTGCCCGTGCTGGAAGGTGTCGCCAAGGCCGGCAAGCCGCTGCTGATCATCGCCGAGGACGTCGAGGGCGAGGCCCTGGCGACATTGGTGGTCAACAATCTGCGCGGCATCGTCAAGGTCTGCGCGGTCAAGGCGCCGGGCTTCGGTGATCGTCGCAAGGCGATGTTGCAGGATATCGCCATCCTGACCGGCGCGACCGTGATCTCCGAGGAAGTCGGTCTGTCGCTGGAGAAGGCGACCCTGAACGATCTGGGTACCGCCAAGAAGGTCCAGGTCGGCAAGGACGAGACCACCATCATCGACGGCGCCGGTTCCGAGATCGACATCAAGGCCCGTTGCGAGCAGATCCGTGCCCAGATCGAGGAGACGACTTCCGACTACGACCGCGAGAAGCTCCAGGAGCGTTTGGCCAAGCTGGCCGGCGGTGTGGCCGTGATCAAGGTCGGCGCGGCCACCGAGATCGAGATGAAGGAGAAGAAGGCGCGCGTCGAAGACGCCCTGCACGCCACCCGTGCCGCCGTCGAGGAAGGCATCGTCCCCGGCGGTGGTGTCGCGCTGGTGCGCGCCATCGCGGCCGTCAAGGATCTCAAGGGCGCCAACCACGATCAGGACGTCGGTATCGCCATCGCCCGGCGCGCGATGGAAGAACCGCTGCGTCAGATCGTCGCCAACGCGGGTGAAGAGCCGTCGGTCATCCTGCACAAGGTCGTCGAGGGCAAGGGTAACTTCGGTTACAACGCCGCCAACGGCGAGTATGGCGACATGGTCGAGATGGGCATCCTGGACCCGACCAAGGTCACCCGTTCGGCGCTGCAGAACGCCTGCTCGGTCGCCGGTCTGATGATCACCACCGAGGCCATGATCGCCGACGAGCCGAAGGACGACGCTCCGGCGATGCCGGGCGGCGGCATGGGCGACATGGGCATGATGTAA